The genomic stretch TATAGCTAGTGGAAGATATGATGCCTTCCTTGATTTGAGAGGCAGTCGAATTATAGATATAGCCGCATCTAAATTAATTGTAGAAGAAGCAGGAGGAATTATCACAAATAAATATGGTGAAAAATTAAACAACAAACTAAGCATCCATGAAAGAGCTATTGTAGTTGCAGCTAATACTGAAAAATTACACAAACAAATAATTGACATTTTAAATAATAATCAATCAGAACATTTCGAAAAAATAGGTATTATAAGCCGTATTGATAAATATAAAGCATTATTATTCTCAGCTAAGATCATAGATTACCTAGAAAAAAAAGGAAAACAAGTAGTTATTGAAAAAAGGTTAGCTAATAAAATCGAAGAACTAAAACAAGACCCTAAATTAGATAAAAGAATAAAAAAAGTAAAAAAGAATTCACCCAAATTATCCTCATTTTTCGATGATGTAAATCTTAATCGAAACTTTAAAACAATTTCTGAAAGTATTTTTGACTTTGATTGTGATATGGCTATTGTTCTTGGAGGAGATGGGACTCTCCTCAGAGCACAATCAAAATTAAAAGATGAAACACCATTATTTGGAGTTAATATGGGAACAGTGGGATTTTTAACAGAAATTGAAAGCGAAGACACATTTAAAGCATTGGATGAAGTTTTTAATGAAAATTACTACAAAGAAAAAAGAACAAAACTTGTTGTATCTCACGAAAATCACAGATACACAGCAATGAATGAAGTAGTAATCATGACAAATAAACCTGCTAAAATGTTGCATTTTGAAATACAAGTAGATGGTGAAATAATAGAAGAAGTTAGAGCTGATGGATTAATAATTTCAACACCAAGTGGATCTACTGCTTATGCAATGTCAGCAGGTGGACCTATTGTTGATCCTAAGGTAGAAGGATTTGTTATAATTCCAATATGCCCCTATAAATTAGGTGTAAGACCATTTATCGTGTCAGACAATAGTGAAATCATTGTTAAATTACTTAAAAAAGGTAAAAGTGCTGTATTTGTAATGGATGGGCAAAGAAACGAAGAAGCTGAATATCAGGAAGAAATTAAATTTAAAAAATCAGAAAAAGATGTGTATTTCATTAGAACCTCTACAAAATATTTCTATGAAAAAGTTAAAGACAAACTAAGTGAAGGCGGAATTAATGACGGAAACCACTACTAATCTAGTAATTGATTTAACACATGGTGGAGTCAAAATAGCTATTAATTTAGCTAAAAAAGGTGAAAAAGTATATGCTTATGACATATACAACACATTAAAAATTGATGAAAAAAAGCTTTTAAAGAATTATAAAGTAGAATTAATCCAATTAAAAGACATAAATAAGTTAAGAAATAATTTAAAAGTTATTTATCCAATTCATCTTCCTTTAACACATGAAGAAATTAAAAAACACAATCCCGATTTAAATTATACATTCATCACACACCACAAAGCAGTTAAAGAACTTTTAAAAGAATGGGGCAAAAATATTTTAAAAGTAGAAATAACAGGAGTTAAAGGGAAAACTAGCTCTGTTTTTATGCTTAAAGAAATATTAATAGATAAAAATCCTTTAATTTTATCTAGTTTAGGTGCAATTTTTTATAACAATGGTAAAAAGAGCCTGCTCAAAAAAAATATCTCAATAACTCCAGCTAATATTAAAGAAACAATAGATTTAGCAAATGGAAAGGATTATAATTTAGCTATTTTTGAAAACTCTCTTGGAGCTTGCGGTATTGGTGATGTTGGTCTTTTAACAAACATTGCTGAAAATTATTCAATAGCTAAAAACAAATGTAATGCAGCTGAAGCTAAAAAACAAATATTTGATTGTAACCTTGTAGTTTGTCAAAAAGAAAGTTTAGATAAGTATTATTCAGATATCCATCATGAAAAAATCAATAGCTTTTCTCTAGATGATAAAAATGCTAATCTTTACTTAAATGATGTGAATTTTTCATTAGATAAAACAATCATGGACTTAGAATATAAAGACATGATAACTCTAAAAGGAGAAAGAATAAGTGGTAATTTTAAAGTGGAAAGCTTTGCACCAGGACTTCATCATGTTTCAAATGTACTAGGAGTTGTTTTAACCTGTTTATCATTAAATATTGATAAAGAAAAAATAATATCTGGACTTAAAAAATATAAAGGAATTAAAGGAAGAACAAATAAAAAAACAATTAAAAATAGCATTATTATAGAAGAGATTAATCCTGGAATAAATACAAAAGCTATAAAAGAATCAATAAACATGATTAAAGATTTAAAAAATTATTACATTGCTATTGGTGGAGATTATGGTATTACTTGTGAAGAAATTGATGAAAAAAAAGTAAGTGAATTTTTAGATACTATTAGCAATGATATTATACTTACAGGACCTGTTGGTAATGGAATATTAGATAAAATGAAAAATAAGCCAAAATATATGGAAAATTATAATGAAGTTTATGATTTAGCTATTAAAAACAACAAAAACTTATTATTCATTTACAGATCCAATTACAGCAAATTATCTAAACGATAAAACAAAATTATTCTTAAATGAAAATTGAAACATTTAATAAATATTAATTATAAAGATTAAGAATATAAATATTTGTTATAAGTTAAAACTTATAAATATAATTAAAAAGATTTTTCTTAAATTAAGTTATTAAACAATTGGTGACTATTAAATGATTGTTGGAACAAGAGGAAGTCAATTAGCACTTGCACAAACAAAACAAGTATGTTCTGAACTGTCTAAAATAACAAAAAAAGCTATTGACATCAACATAATTAAAACAAAAGGAGATAAAATAACTAATTCTCAACTATACAACATAGATTCAAAAGGATTATTTACTAAAGAATTAGATATTGCTCTTCTTGATGAAGAAGTTGATTTTACTGTTCATAGTTTTAAAGATTTGCCTACTGAATTAGATGAAGATTTAGAAATAGTAGCTGTCCCTAAACGTGAATCTCCAAATGAAGTTCTAATATCAGATAAAAGTTGGAATGAATTAAAAACAGGTTCTAAACTTGGAACAAGTAGCTTAAGACGTGAAGCTTTTTGTAATCGTTACCAAAAAGATTTTGAACTTAAACCTATGAGAGGTAACATTGAAACTAGAATTCGAAAAGTTTATGAAAGTGATTTAGATGCTACTATTATGGCTGAAGCAGGAATTAAACGATTAAATTTAACAAAATACATAAAACAAGTATTTTCTCTAGATTATATCACACCTCCTGCTGGACAAGGAGCATTAGCCATTATAACTAGAAAAGATTCTGATAAAAAAGAAGCTATATCAAAGTTAAATGATTATACTTCAATGCAAGAAGTATTTGCAGAAAAAAAAGTGCTTGAAGAACTTGGTGTTGGCTGTCAATGGCCAATTGGTTCAATTGCACGTATGAAAGAAAATCAGTTTAATATTTATTCAATATTATTAACTAAAGAAGGAAATATCTTAAAAGAGCAAACTGAAAAAGGTTCCATTAAAAATGCTGTTGAACTTGGTAAAAAAATTGGGAGACTTTTTGAGGACTATGTTTAAGGAGGAATAAAATTGAGTGCAGTAAATGTAGGAGTTATTGGAGTAGGAGCAATGGGTGAAAACCATGTGCGTGTATACCATAAAATGGAAGAAGCTAATTTAATTGCTATTTCAGATGTTAATGAAAGAGCTTTAAAAAGAATCGAAAAAAAATATGAAACAACCGGTTATACTGACTACAATGAATTATTAGAAAATCCTGAAATAGAAGCAGTTAGTATTTGTGTCCCAACAACATTCCACCATTCAGTAGTGATGGAAGCCATTAAAAACAAAAAGCATGTTTTAGTTGAAAAACCAATTGCATTTACTTTAGAAGAAGCTGAAGAAATGATTGCTGCTGCAAAAGAAGCAGGAGTTATACTTGCAACAGGACATGTAGAACGATTTAACCCCGCAGTTCAAAAAGCTAAAGAACTTGTTGATGATGGTGTTATTGGAGATATCGTTTCAGCATTTGCAAAAAGAGTAGGACCACTACCTCCAAGAATAAAAGATGTTGGTGTTGCAATAGATTTAGCTATTCATGATTTAGATGTAATGAATTACTTATTTGATGAAAATATTGTTCAAGTTTATGGCGTAATGAACAGTATTTTAGATGATTGTGAATTTGAAGATCATGCTGAAATTATGGTAAGTTTTGATAATGAATCTACTGGAATTATTGAAGTTAATTGGTTAACTCCATACAAAAGAAGAGAATTAGAACTTACTGGAACTGATGGTATCATATCTGTAGATTATATTGAACAAAGTATTGATGTATTTGGCAAATTTGCTCAAGATATTGAAATTAAACATGAAGAACCATTGAAAGAAGAGTTAAAATCTTTTTTAAATGCAGTTGAAAACGATCAAGAACCAGAAATCACTGGTGAAGATGGTCTTAAAGCTCTTAAAATGGTTATTGCTGCTAATAAATCTTCTAGGGAACATAAACCAATTAGTTTTGATGAACTTTAATCAGGTGATATAATTGAAGAAAAAATTAATTAAAAAAGCTCAAGAACTAAGACAACACGGTTTTACAACTGGAGAAATAGCTGATGAACTCAATGTTAGTATGGACACAGCTAGATGGTTAACTTTACAAAAACCAACTGAAGAAAAAACAAAAGCACCAACAGACTTTGCAATAAATTGGAAAAGTGTTGGAGGTAATTCAACACGTTTAAGATATGTTTCTGGTGCATTAAGTGACATGGCATTATCTCATGGAGAAGCAAATGTAGTTGTTGGAATTGCTGTAAGTGGTGTACCATTTGCAACCATGATGGCTGATTTTTTAGAAGATATGTCAGAAACAGAAACTTCACTAGCTATTTTCCACCCAAATAAACATAGAAAAGGACAAGACACAACTGATGATGAAGGAACTATCAGTACAAACTTCGGAAATGTTGAAGGTAAAAAAGTCATTATTGTAGATGATGTTATAACTAGCGGTAAAACTGTAAAAGAAGTCATTCATACAGTTAAAGACCAAGGTGGAGAACCTACTTGTGTTACCGTATTAATTGATAAAGCAGGATTATCTGAAATTGAAGATGTTCCTATCGAATCGTTAATAAAAGTTAGTAGACTAGGATAATAACCTACCTCATTATTTTTTTAAACTTTCATTATTTAAAGTAATTATTGGTATAATCCACCAAAATCGTTCAATAATTCTTCTGAAGAAATTTCACTGATATCTCTTTTTTCACTAGAAACCCCTCCAATAACACCAATACTTTGAATATTATTCTTTAAAACGGCTGTTGATATGATTCCTCCATTTTCAGGAGATAGTACAAATAATTCTAAAAATAATTCATCTTCACCTACAATAAATGCTGGTTCAATAGACTCTGGAGATTTAGTTTGGACTTTAATTAATATGTTTTTAGCATCATTAATACCATCAATACCAATTTCTTTTCTAATGGTTTCATCTAATTGCATTACTTTTTCACTCCAATTAATTTTAAATAAATCATTTTTATTGGTTCTGGTTGTTTTATTTTCCATGATAACACCTTTTAGTCATTTACACAATATCTAAACATCTTTTTAGTAAACCAACTTTTCTAAAACTAATCAATTTTTTAAATGATATTCTTTTAAATATACTAAAATTTATACAATTTTACATAAATATTCTAAGTTGATATTCATTTTCTAAAAAATATTTGCTTTTAAAGGGTACTCTATCTTATGTTATAAACACTATATAACATTTTTGTGTTTTTCAAAAATAATTTTTCAAAGTCAAAACAATGAAAAGGTTTATATGTATGTAGGTGCTTACTTACATTATGGAAGTAAAAGCTGGTAGTGTTGAAGAGAGAATAATAAATGCTTCATTTGATGTATTAGAAAAAGAAGGATACAGTGGAGCAACGACAAAAAAAATTGCTAAAAAAGCCAATATAAATGAAGTAACATTATTTAGAAAGTTCAAATCAAAACACAGGTTAATGGAAATAGTTAAAGAATATTATAGTGATTATTTAATAAATCAATTAGAAGAAATATTTCAATTTAATGATGAAATTAGTTTTGAAGAATACTCAAAAAATTGTTTTTATAAAATAGTAAATTTGTCTGATAATGAATTAAATATTATTAAAATAGGATTAGAAGAAGTAAGAAATCCCGGGGATGAACAATTATTTTCAAAAACTTCTGATATGATAATAAATAAACTAACAGAATTTTTTAAAATAAAAATTGCTAAAAAAGAAATAAAAAAAGTTAATCCACATGTATTAGCCTTAAATATGTTTAGTATTCTTTTTGAATCCATGATTCTTTGGAAAGTTTATGGAAAAAGTCCCCATTATGATATAGACCAGTATGTTAAAGACTTCCTTGAAATTATAATAAATGGAATAAAATGTGAGGTATAAAATGGAAAAAACATTAAAAAACATTTCTGAAATCATGAAAAATGATTTAAAATCAGCATTTCAAAACCCAATTGTAGTTATTGTTTTAGTAGCTTTAATTATCATTCCATCATTATACGCACTCATAAATATTGAAGCTTGTTGGGATCCCTACCAAAGAACTGACGATATAGATTTTGCAATAGCTAATCTAGATAATGGTTCTCAATATGATGGTGAAAAAATAGAAGCTGGTAGCGAACTTGTAAATGAGTTAAAAAATAATAGTGATTTTAACTGGAAATTTGTTAGTGAAAAAGATTTGAGGCAAGGAGTAGATAATGGAACATATTACGCTGGAATCATAATCCCTAAAAATTTCAGTCAAAAAGTAGTTTCGATTACCTCAGATAATCCAGAATCTGCAAAATTAATTTATATTGTCAATATTAAAGAAAATCCAGTTGCAAATAAACTAACAGATAGTGGAGCAAAAGCTGTATATAATACTATGAATGCAAAAATTGTAGAATTTATAAATATTGCTGCTTATGGAAAATTAGGTGATTTACAATCAAGTTTATCATCAGGGTCAATGCAATTATCATCAGGAGCATCACAATTATCATCAGGAGCTCATGATGTTTCAAATGGTGCAAATAAAGTATCATCTGGAGCTTCAAACTTAGCTAATGCTAAAAATCAGGTAAATTCCGGAGCTAATGATGTTCAAAATGGAGCATCACAAATAAAATCTGGATCCAACAATATCAATAAAGGCGCATCTGATCTTTCAAATGCTGCAGGACAAGTAAGTAGTGGTTCTAAAAAAGTTCAAGATAGTGCCTCTCAAATCCAATCAAGTATTGATCCTAGTAAATTACCTGATGGACCAGTAAAGAATGTGGTTGAAGGTTCTGTTAAATTAGCCAATTCAAGTTCAAAAGTAGCTAGTGGATCAAACTCTGTTGCACAAGGTTCTGTTAAATTAGCTAATAATTCAGCAAAACTAGCTAATGGAGCATCTGATGTAGCAGGTGGAGCTTCAAAATTAGCAAATGGGGCAGTTGATTTAGCAGATGGTTCTGGAAAATTAGCTGAAGGATCATTAAGTTTAGCAGCAGGTTCACAATTACTTGCTAATTCAGCCGCTTCTGCTTTATTTTCAGCTTCAAGTTCACTAGCTATTGCATCTGATTCATTATCTGATGTTACTGGAATTGATAAAGATAAAGTTGGAGATTATTTTTATTCACCTGTTGAATTAGAAAAAGAAGAACTATATCCAGTTGATAATTATGGTTCACAAGTAGCTCCATTTTATATTGTTTTATCAATGTGGGTTGGTGCAGTTATTACTGGAGCTATGATAAAAGTTGGAAGTAGTCATAAGACTAAATACAAACCAATAGAAGTATATTTTGGTAAATTAGCTTTGTTTATTATAATGAGTATTTTACAAGCTTTAATTACATTATCAAGTGCATTTATTCTTGGAATTACTGTTGAAAATCCTGCATTATTCATATTTTCAGGAGTATTAATATCTGTAATATTTATGACGATAGTTTATTCATTTTTATCTGCATTAGGAACCGTTGGTGAAGGTGTTGCTGTTATTCTTTTAGTACTTCAAATATCTGGTACTGGAGGAATTTATCCAATAGAAATTATGAGTCCTATATTTCAACAATTGTACTCGTATCTTCCAATGACACATGCAATAACATTACTACGTGAATCCGCCCTTGGAATTGTATGGTCAAATTATATACCAGCATTAGTATTTTTAGTTGTTGTAGGAATTTTAACTGAAATAATAGCAATAATTATCAAAACAAAAGCAGATAAAAGATCCCACTACTTTGAAGAACGTTTAAAAGAAAGTGGATTGTTTAAATAGTTCTTAAATTAGATTTATTCTAATTTAAGAAATTTTTTTAAAAAAAAAATTATAAATATAAATCAGATGGTTTTCCAATATATTCAAAATCATCTTTATTATTGAGATATTTCACACCATTGACTTTACCATTCGGTAATTTAGTAACAACAGACATTCCATCATTTACATCAATAATAATCATCCTAACTTTACCGTCATTTTCAACTCTGATTTTGATTACATCATCGTTTTCTACTAATTCAGCTTCTTCAAAATCATTGTGAACATCAGTTGAATACCAATGTTGCGGTATTTTAATTCTTAAACCTAAATCATCTAAAATATCTTTAACATGCATTTTTAAAACCTTCCTAATATAACCTATGTATGAAATCTATTTAAATATTTTGTAACTTTATTAGGGTGAAAAGTAGTAAAACTAAATTAAAAAATGAATTTTACTTTTACCAATATTATCTAAGGACTGTGGTTCAACATTACCTTCTGGAATCCCTAAAGCTAAAATACCAGCAATTAGATAATTCATCAGTTCCTCTAATTTCATGAATTGTTCTTTTGAAATTTCATCCTTTGTAAATTTACATACACTTTTCCTTTTTAACATTATCTCTAACAAAACCACATTACCACTAAGGAATATAAGTTAAAAAGAGTTTATAATGATGATTAAAGAGATAATTTAATCTCATCTAAATCATCATTATATGCTTCTGCCTCAATAATAGTTTTAATTTTAGAAAAAGAAATATTAAATCCATTACTAGCTATTTCATTAGAAAAAGTTTTTAAATCTTCATATTCAGCTTTTAAAGATATTATTTCATCATTTAAATTATATAAATATTTAATTTTGATTTTTTTATTGAATTTTTGTTTATTTATCTCAACAGAAACATCTTTAGTTTTTAATTTAAATGGAAACTTTAAATGTTCACAAGACAATATTCTCATCCCAATAGTTCCAAACTCTAAAGCCAAAAGGGATGAAACATCTTCTAATTTATTCTCATCTAAATCTACAAATAGAATATATTCCATTCTTCCTTTTTTAGTAAATGAATTGATTATATGAAAATTATTAGCTCCATTATCAATTAATCGATTACCAATATAAGGAATACTTTCAAGAGATATATCATCAATAGTAGTCATTATTAACATGATAAGTCTCTCATTATTTTTCTTGCTCTTTTAGCACAGTTTTCTGCCCTTTCAATTCCACCAGGAATAGATGAAGTTACATATGCTCCCCGTGTAGCTTTAACAGCTATTTCATGCACATCCCCATCAGTCATTGCCCCTGCAACTGCTGCTGGAACAATGATATTAATTATAGTGTGTCCACAAAGTTGTAATTCATCGATAGGAACTGCAACTAATGGAATAACATCTAAAATATCTGTTTTTTTATTTAAAACAGCATCAGGAATTATATTATTTGCAATACCTTTAAATTTAATAGTTTCACCATCAATTGTAACTTCAGCATCAACATCTGTGTCAAAACCTGCATAATGACGTAAAAACGGATTTTCAACTCGACGAGAACATCCTGCATATTTAGTAATTTTAATATTAATCTCTTTATTCATCATTCCACTAAACATTTTAGATGCTGCATTTTGAATATTTTCTACTTTTTCATCATCGAGTAATTTAGTTATCTCATCAACAGTTAATCCTTCTTTAATTTTATCATAAGCAAGTTTAGCTATTCTTAAAGTTTCTTTTGCTAAAGCTCCTTCACTAGCTAAAATCATAGCTTTTGTAACAGGCCCTCTTTGAACTTGCTCTGCTTTACGTGTAATTGTATTTGTAGCTATTTTAGCAATTTCAGGTTCTAGCCAAAAATTATTTTTAATATCCTCAATAGCTAATGCTGCTTTTTCAATATCCCCATTTTTTGAAAGTAATACTTTTAAAGCCAAAATTGCATCAGCAGCCATGTGCCCTAATGGAGGTTGTAGTGGACCACCTGAAAAACCAGCTCCAATATCTAAAGACTCTTCAAAAGCAGATAACATTTCTTCAAATGCAATCATACCTACAACAGAAGGCCCTCCAATATCTTTCATGATGACGCCTAAATCTCCAACTAAAGTAGCTGTATCATATTCTTCCCCAGTCCCCCTAATATGTAACTTTTCAGGAAGACCTGCAGCTTCACATGCTCCTAAACCTGCAACATATGCACTATTAGCTTGAAAAAGTCCACCATATTCTTCTGCAACTTCTGAATCAGGATGAACAATTTCTAAAATAGCTGCTACTCCTAAAATTGCTGCAATTATTGGGCTTGGAGGCATACCAACATTAGCATATGCAGTTAACATTCCTTTAGTTCCTGAATATGCTCCCTTTTTTGCAAGAACTGTAAAACCTGTATCCTCACCTAATGAATTATGTCCATAAAGTGGACCTCCTCCAACACCTAATGGGAGAATTGATCCATCAATTGGGGTTAAATTACCTTCAAAAATATCATCATAAATTGCACGAACCGCAGCATAACCAGATATTCTATTATTAGCTTTTGGAGTTGGAATAGCTATTACACCAGTTCTATTAACTCCTGCAATCATTCTTGCCATGGCTCCAAGTTTTCTATTTCCTGCAGGGACTCCTGCTTGAGCATTGGATCCTGCAAAATAACATAAGGTTGCACTTAGTAATGCTGCATTTGTAGGATCAGCTCCAGCATTTTCAGCAGATTTAATAGCTTTTTTTAAGATAAAATCAATTGGAAGCTCCCTTACATTTTCATCAGTCAATTGAAGGTTACTTCCCCTGATAACTTCTTCAGCAATAGAATTAGCAGCGCAAATAGCTGCAATATTTAACATTCCATGACCTTTTGTTAAAGCTTCAATCCTATCACTTGTCATATTATCCACATCTAATGTAGATGCCATGATTGCTGATACTAATTCTTTTTCCATCATAAACCCTCCTTCAATTATATATTTCAATTGAATATTATTTAAATTAATCTTTTCAAAATAAAATATTTTTTTAGAATTATTAATCTTTTCAAGTTTATATGAAAAATTTTTATAAACTAAATAAAAAGTGTTAGAAAAAGTAAATTATATAAACAATTTTCTAGGAAATATTTTTATTCATTTGAAATAATCAATCTTTTAGACCATTCATCATACGCTGAAATATAAAATCTTCCACCAATTATTCTAGATTTTCATTATTTAATAATATATCTAAAGACATTTTTTAACAAACAATGCTTTAAGATTATCTAGAAAATTATACTATCAAAATTGTATCCTTCTTTTATTTTTTCTAAAATATGGAACATATCAATTTCCATGCCACAAGTCGGATAATCTTTGCCATAATTAATAATATCATCAAGTAAATAATTGGGGATTTTAAAATTACTCATAAAATCTTCAAATTCTGAAAAAATGAATCGAATCCATCAGCTTTCTTCCAAGTTTTTGAACCATTTTAATACATAAATCACAATATTCTTCATTAAGGTTATCATTACAAAGTTAATAGTCATGTCAAATTGTTTTTCTTTAATTTTAATGGAATTATCAATCATGTTGAAAAATATGATTTAATATAAAGATTCCCTGTATCCATCAATTAAATTAAATAATTCTTCTTTTGTATTAGCTTTAAATAGTTTCGGTTTAAAATCAACACTTCTAGGTAATCCTTTCATATAATATGCAGCATGAGATCTCATTTTCTTTATAGCTACCTTTTCACCTTTATTATCAATGAGTAAATTCATGTGTTTTTTTATCATGCTAATTTTCTCATCGACCGTTACTGTTTTTGGCTCAATTCCTTTTTCTAAATAATCCACACATTCTTTAATTAACCATGGATTACCAAGAACTCCCCTACCAATCATGATTGCATCACAATCAGTTTCATCAATCATTCTTTTAGCATCATAACATGATTTAATATCACCATTACCAATAACTGGGATAAACAACTCCTCTTTAATTTGCTTGATAATATTCCAATCTGCATGACCAGAATATCCTTGATTTCTATCTCTTGGATGAATAGTAATAGCCGATGCACCTGCTTTTTCGACTATTTTGGCAATTTCAACTGCATTAATACTATCACAATCCCAACCACTTCTAATTTTAACCGTGATTGGAATAGGAATCTGACCAGTTAAAGCATTTATAATTTCATAAACCTTATTTGGATTTTTAAGTAGTGCACTTCCAGCTTGAGATTTAATAGCTACCTTTGAAACAGGACATCCCATGTTAATATCAATAATATCTGGTTCCATATATTCGTAAATATATTTTGATGCAATTTTAAATGATTCTACATCAGATCCAAATATTTGTTGTGAAATAGGTCTTTCAAAATCTGTCATATATAACATTTCATTAGTTCTTTTATCTCCATGCATGACTGCTTTAGCAGATACCATTTCAGTCCCAATAAGCCCACATCCCATGGATTTAATAATATTTCTAAATGCTGAATCACAAATACCTGCCATAGGAGCTAATACTACCTTATTGTTTATTTCAACATTACCAATTTTCCATTTCATAAACTACCCAAATTTGTTTTAATAAAAATTTATGTTATAACTAACTAGACATCACTGAATTAAATCAATGCCCCGCCAAAAGACTATTAATATTTAAATTTACATATTTAACCAACAAATAAATCCTATTGTTTACAGATGAAAAGCAATCATATCAAATCAAAGGAATTAAATCTATACAATTAATGAGAGAACTTCAAATTAAATTAATACAATCTAAAAAGAAAATTCATATTTTTAGAATACTCTAATTCTAACCACCTTTTAAGAATTGGTTCCGATAAATAGTACAAATTATTTTCTAAAACAATTAATTCTTGATGTTGAAGATTAACTAAAGGTCTACTAATCGAACCCGTGGTAACACCAAGTTTATTTGCAATTTCGTTTCTTTTTAAAGGACCATCTAATAGAGAAATAATAATATATTGTTCACGTAATGTTAATTTATCCCACATTACAACTAAATGAGAATTTATAACTTTAATTTTATCTTCAAATTCTATTTTAACCATATGTTCATCTAATTTAATATCTTTTGGAAGTAATGTTGCAAAAATAT from Methanobrevibacter oralis encodes the following:
- a CDS encoding TetR/AcrR family transcriptional regulator, which encodes MEVKAGSVEERIINASFDVLEKEGYSGATTKKIAKKANINEVTLFRKFKSKHRLMEIVKEYYSDYLINQLEEIFQFNDEISFEEYSKNCFYKIVNLSDNELNIIKIGLEEVRNPGDEQLFSKTSDMIINKLTEFFKIKIAKKEIKKVNPHVLALNMFSILFESMILWKVYGKSPHYDIDQYVKDFLEIIINGIKCEV
- the hemC gene encoding hydroxymethylbilane synthase, whose protein sequence is MIVGTRGSQLALAQTKQVCSELSKITKKAIDINIIKTKGDKITNSQLYNIDSKGLFTKELDIALLDEEVDFTVHSFKDLPTELDEDLEIVAVPKRESPNEVLISDKSWNELKTGSKLGTSSLRREAFCNRYQKDFELKPMRGNIETRIRKVYESDLDATIMAEAGIKRLNLTKYIKQVFSLDYITPPAGQGALAIITRKDSDKKEAISKLNDYTSMQEVFAEKKVLEELGVGCQWPIGSIARMKENQFNIYSILLTKEGNILKEQTEKGSIKNAVELGKKIGRLFEDYV
- a CDS encoding orotate phosphoribosyltransferase-like protein; the protein is MKKKLIKKAQELRQHGFTTGEIADELNVSMDTARWLTLQKPTEEKTKAPTDFAINWKSVGGNSTRLRYVSGALSDMALSHGEANVVVGIAVSGVPFATMMADFLEDMSETETSLAIFHPNKHRKGQDTTDDEGTISTNFGNVEGKKVIIVDDVITSGKTVKEVIHTVKDQGGEPTCVTVLIDKAGLSEIEDVPIESLIKVSRLG
- the cfbE gene encoding coenzyme F430 synthase encodes the protein MTETTTNLVIDLTHGGVKIAINLAKKGEKVYAYDIYNTLKIDEKKLLKNYKVELIQLKDINKLRNNLKVIYPIHLPLTHEEIKKHNPDLNYTFITHHKAVKELLKEWGKNILKVEITGVKGKTSSVFMLKEILIDKNPLILSSLGAIFYNNGKKSLLKKNISITPANIKETIDLANGKDYNLAIFENSLGACGIGDVGLLTNIAENYSIAKNKCNAAEAKKQIFDCNLVVCQKESLDKYYSDIHHEKINSFSLDDKNANLYLNDVNFSLDKTIMDLEYKDMITLKGERISGNFKVESFAPGLHHVSNVLGVVLTCLSLNIDKEKIISGLKKYKGIKGRTNKKTIKNSIIIEEINPGINTKAIKESINMIKDLKNYYIAIGGDYGITCEEIDEKKVSEFLDTISNDIILTGPVGNGILDKMKNKPKYMENYNEVYDLAIKNNKNLLFIYRSNYSKLSKR
- a CDS encoding bifunctional NADP phosphatase/NAD kinase, which translates into the protein MDARDKKIATDLSYEIIKEVGRAIRPYVGKVESGEKVKMGADGTPTSLIDIIAEEKVINILKNAPVYSYIISEEIGELKLGKGTEKSVVLTQELRRELEDNEERPKFIFLVDPLDGTSNAIKEIPAYGISIAIANVPKGRIANLNDVELGFINNFGNGNFFEAEKGKGCWLNNESVHPSDETNIANMSLGGFTKSGTIEASKLVDNARRMRVLGSVVLELSYIASGRYDAFLDLRGSRIIDIAASKLIVEEAGGIITNKYGEKLNNKLSIHERAIVVAANTEKLHKQIIDILNNNQSEHFEKIGIISRIDKYKALLFSAKIIDYLEKKGKQVVIEKRLANKIEELKQDPKLDKRIKKVKKNSPKLSSFFDDVNLNRNFKTISESIFDFDCDMAIVLGGDGTLLRAQSKLKDETPLFGVNMGTVGFLTEIESEDTFKALDEVFNENYYKEKRTKLVVSHENHRYTAMNEVVIMTNKPAKMLHFEIQVDGEIIEEVRADGLIISTPSGSTAYAMSAGGPIVDPKVEGFVIIPICPYKLGVRPFIVSDNSEIIVKLLKKGKSAVFVMDGQRNEEAEYQEEIKFKKSEKDVYFIRTSTKYFYEKVKDKLSEGGINDGNHY
- a CDS encoding Gfo/Idh/MocA family protein, which translates into the protein MSAVNVGVIGVGAMGENHVRVYHKMEEANLIAISDVNERALKRIEKKYETTGYTDYNELLENPEIEAVSICVPTTFHHSVVMEAIKNKKHVLVEKPIAFTLEEAEEMIAAAKEAGVILATGHVERFNPAVQKAKELVDDGVIGDIVSAFAKRVGPLPPRIKDVGVAIDLAIHDLDVMNYLFDENIVQVYGVMNSILDDCEFEDHAEIMVSFDNESTGIIEVNWLTPYKRRELELTGTDGIISVDYIEQSIDVFGKFAQDIEIKHEEPLKEELKSFLNAVENDQEPEITGEDGLKALKMVIAANKSSREHKPISFDEL